One part of the Aspergillus luchuensis IFO 4308 DNA, chromosome 5, nearly complete sequence genome encodes these proteins:
- a CDS encoding uncharacterized protein (COG:S;~EggNog:ENOG410Q266) yields MAPPLPKEALSKDEKVASIGLAAEAFRPLMRELQQLDDQNPVLAEQAARLVALFRRLWESYVAQHAESSRLEKEISQMQIAHACLVDENTQLNRRCQDEEARLCHFRAAIQKFRKGVIDVFEKWENFQMTEAPAAGGADGPTQEEENVAVIVSAVHAQGDQGTSASQ; encoded by the coding sequence ATGGCACCGCCACTTCCCAAGGAAGCGCTGTCaaaagatgagaaggtcgctTCCATTGGCCTGGCCGCCGAGGCATTCCGGCCCCTGATGCGCgagttgcagcagctggatgatCAAAACCCAGTCCTTGCAGAGCAAGCCGCGCGACTGGTGGCCCTCTTCCGGCGCCTCTGGGAATCGTACGTCGCGCAGCATGCCGAGAGCTCGCGCCTCGAGAAGGAAATCAGTCAGATGCAGATCGCCCACGCCTGCCTTGTCGACGAAAACACCCAGTTGAACCGTCGCTgccaggacgaggaggccCGCTTGTGCCACTTTCGAGCAGCGATCCAAAAATTCCGGAAAGGTGTGATTGACGTGTTTGAAAAGTGGGAGAATTTCCAGATGACGGAAGCTCCGGCAGCGGGCGGTGCGGACGGACCgacgcaggaggaggagaacgtgGCAGTCATTGTGTCCGCCGTGCATGCCCAAGGGGACCAAGGCACCAGCGCTTCACAATAG
- a CDS encoding uncharacterized protein (InterPro:IPR001841,IPR013083;~PFAM:PF17123,PF13923,PF00097,PF13639,PF12861, PF12678;~antiSMASH:Cluster_5.2): MMDEVKRLEDHARRCLRMQLFDPGCDAMREAQELWNPALGVAKPAFSSDELRQIEVGKVQTLENLARLFLRNQFFDAAQNAMERAQVHWSIGIGIPRPGFSTNEQSRIQTPSFGEGLKSRKALDRLERRVVISMDNCAICIDIMAPGQMEVLGECGHRFHESCICEWLMQRNACPLCRNPWLQDLA, translated from the coding sequence ATGATGGATGAGGTGAAACGACTCGAAGATCATGCGCGGCGTTGCCTTCGGATGCAATTATTTGACCCTGGTTGCGATGCCATGAGAGAAGCCCAGGAACTCTGGAATCCCGCCCTTGGTGTTGCTAAACCCGCGTTCTCTTCCGATGAACTACGGCAGATCGAGGTTGGCAAAGTGCAGACATTGGAGAACTTGGCAAGACTGTTCTTGCGAAACCAATTCTTCGACGCTGCTCAAAATGCCATGGAACGAGCCCAAGTGCATTGGAGTATTGGCATTGGAATACCTAGACCGGGTTTCTCAACAAACGAACAAAGCCGAATTCAGACACCTTCGTTCGGGGAGGGACTGAAGTCTAGGAAGGCTCTTGATCGCTTAGAACGGAGAGTGGTGATATCAATGGACAACTGTGCGATATGTATTGACATAATGGCTCCAGGCCAAATGGAGGTTCTGGGCGAATGTGGACACCGGTTTCATGAAAGCTGCATATGTGAATGGTTGATGCAGCGTAATGCTTGTCCATTATGCCGCAACCCGTGGCTTCAAGACCTAGCTTAG